From the genome of Gallaecimonas xiamenensis 3-C-1, one region includes:
- the purD gene encoding phosphoribosylamine--glycine ligase — protein sequence MKVLVIGGGGREHALAWKAAQSPQVELVYVAPGNAGTALEPKLKNVAVAGNAALVQFAKDNDVALTIVGPEAPLVEGVVDAFRAEGLAIFGPTAKAAQLEGSKAFSKDFLARHAIPTAQYRTFTEVAPALAYLEERGAPIVVKADGLAAGKGVIVAMTLAEAKDAVNDMLSGNAFGDAGARVVIEDFLDGEEASFIVMVDGNNVTPMATSQDHKRVGDGDTGPNTGGMGAYSPAPVVTPAVYQRVMDEVIYPTVEGMKADGVPYTGFLYAGLMIDQSGAPKVIEFNCRFGDPETQPIMMRLKSDLVALCLAATRGELDQYPQAQWEERPAVGVVMAAANYPGTPQKGDAISGFDAVPQGVKVFHAGTKEDNGQVLTSGGRVLCVTALGDTVSQAQAAAYQGVKAIHWDGAFYRSDIAYRAIAREEQ from the coding sequence ATGAAGGTTCTGGTTATCGGCGGCGGCGGCCGCGAACATGCCCTGGCCTGGAAAGCGGCCCAAAGCCCCCAGGTTGAGCTGGTTTACGTTGCCCCAGGCAACGCCGGCACCGCCCTTGAGCCCAAGCTTAAAAACGTCGCTGTGGCCGGCAACGCCGCCCTGGTGCAGTTTGCCAAGGACAACGACGTGGCCCTGACCATAGTGGGCCCGGAAGCGCCCCTGGTGGAAGGGGTCGTCGATGCCTTCCGTGCCGAGGGCCTGGCCATTTTCGGCCCCACCGCCAAAGCGGCCCAGCTGGAAGGCTCCAAGGCCTTCTCTAAGGACTTCCTGGCCCGCCACGCCATTCCTACCGCCCAGTACCGCACCTTTACCGAGGTGGCCCCGGCCCTGGCTTACCTTGAAGAGCGCGGCGCCCCCATAGTGGTCAAGGCCGACGGCCTGGCTGCCGGCAAGGGCGTGATCGTCGCCATGACCCTGGCCGAGGCCAAGGATGCGGTGAACGACATGCTGTCTGGCAACGCCTTTGGCGACGCCGGCGCCCGGGTGGTGATTGAAGACTTCCTGGACGGCGAAGAGGCCAGCTTTATCGTCATGGTGGACGGCAACAACGTCACCCCCATGGCCACCAGCCAGGATCACAAGCGGGTCGGCGACGGTGACACTGGCCCCAACACCGGCGGCATGGGCGCCTACAGCCCGGCCCCCGTGGTCACCCCGGCGGTGTACCAGCGGGTTATGGACGAGGTGATCTACCCCACGGTCGAAGGCATGAAGGCGGACGGCGTCCCCTACACCGGCTTCCTCTACGCCGGGCTGATGATCGACCAGAGCGGCGCCCCCAAGGTCATCGAGTTCAACTGCCGTTTCGGTGACCCCGAAACCCAGCCGATCATGATGCGCCTGAAATCCGACCTGGTAGCCCTGTGCCTGGCCGCCACCAGAGGCGAGCTGGACCAGTATCCCCAAGCCCAGTGGGAAGAGCGCCCCGCCGTTGGCGTGGTGATGGCTGCTGCCAACTACCCCGGCACCCCGCAAAAAGGCGACGCCATCAGCGGCTTTGACGCCGTGCCCCAAGGAGTCAAGGTGTTCCATGCCGGTACCAAGGAAGACAACGGCCAGGTGCTCACCAGCGGCGGCCGCGTGCTCTGTGTCACCGCCCTTGGCGACACCGTCTCCCAGGCCCAGGCCGCCGCCTACCAGGGGGTTAAGGCCATCCACTGGGACGGCGCCTTCTACCGCAGCGATATCGCCTACCGCGCCATCGCCCGCGAAGAACAATAA
- a CDS encoding lipase secretion chaperone, which yields MKTWHLLVLALTGAGTLFWSLIQSPKGPSAPVASLAGTQTDGALGPGFVLDGALKDRFDYWLSTLGELGLAALPERLAQSLREAGWSEADIGQALAAFARYQQYLKAMGSLAMPSRASAGELQAAWAERDALRGQFFSAEEIAALWGADKGLEELTLRRLEIQALDLDPQARQDWLDDELAKAPPEVQRALGPSQRLSRLGTMEGASRDQLAAEFGDQVADRLEQVKAARQDWQQRVAAYRAEAERLQGLPQAERQEALAHYGDQHFTQAEQRRLDVWLRHQLQ from the coding sequence GTGAAGACGTGGCATCTATTGGTGCTGGCCCTGACGGGGGCCGGCACCCTTTTTTGGTCCCTTATCCAAAGCCCCAAAGGGCCCAGCGCCCCAGTGGCCAGCCTGGCCGGTACCCAAACCGACGGTGCCCTTGGCCCGGGCTTTGTGTTGGATGGGGCCCTAAAAGACCGATTTGATTATTGGCTCAGCACCCTTGGGGAGCTGGGCTTGGCGGCCTTGCCGGAGCGCTTGGCCCAGTCCCTTCGGGAAGCCGGCTGGAGCGAGGCGGATATCGGCCAGGCCTTGGCGGCCTTCGCCCGTTACCAGCAGTACCTTAAGGCCATGGGGAGTCTTGCGATGCCAAGCCGGGCCAGCGCCGGCGAGTTGCAAGCCGCTTGGGCCGAGCGGGACGCCCTGCGGGGGCAGTTTTTCAGCGCTGAGGAAATCGCGGCGCTGTGGGGGGCGGATAAAGGCCTGGAAGAACTGACCTTAAGGCGCCTTGAGATCCAGGCTTTGGATCTGGACCCCCAGGCCCGCCAAGACTGGCTGGATGACGAACTGGCCAAGGCGCCTCCTGAGGTGCAGCGCGCCCTTGGCCCCAGCCAGCGGCTGAGCCGCCTTGGCACCATGGAGGGCGCCAGCCGTGACCAACTGGCCGCCGAATTTGGCGACCAGGTGGCAGACCGCCTGGAACAGGTGAAAGCGGCGCGCCAGGACTGGCAGCAAAGGGTGGCGGCCTACCGGGCCGAAGCCGAACGCCTGCAAGGCCTGCCACAGGCCGAGCGCCAGGAGGCCCTGGCCCATTATGGCGACCAGCATTTTACCCAGGCAGAGCAGCGGCGCTTGGACGTTTGGCTAAGGCACCAACTGCAATAA
- the eutC gene encoding ethanolamine ammonia-lyase subunit EutC, producing the protein MSDPWRQLRHFTAARIAQGKAGVSLPTQEHLRFQLDHARARDAVHRALDLEKLKAQLPTAPLLLASQAKDRAQYLQRPDWGRRLDEASAEALRQQQGDFDLALVIADGLSALAVEENAGPFLQALLPQLRDWSLAPLCLVKQGRVAIGDEVATLLGARMVLVLIGERPGLSATDSLGLYFTYGPRVGCTDERRNCISNVRPAGLSYPEAARRQLYLLQEAWRRGLSGVELKDESPMALAGPGNFLLP; encoded by the coding sequence ATGAGTGACCCTTGGCGCCAGCTGCGCCACTTTACCGCTGCCCGCATCGCCCAGGGCAAGGCCGGGGTCAGCCTGCCCACCCAGGAGCACTTGCGCTTTCAACTGGACCACGCCCGGGCCAGGGACGCCGTGCACCGGGCCCTGGATCTTGAAAAGCTCAAGGCCCAGCTGCCCACGGCGCCACTGCTACTGGCCAGCCAGGCCAAGGACAGGGCCCAGTACCTGCAAAGGCCCGACTGGGGGCGGCGCCTGGATGAGGCCTCGGCCGAGGCCTTGCGCCAGCAGCAGGGGGATTTTGATTTGGCCCTGGTGATCGCCGACGGCCTGTCGGCCCTGGCCGTCGAGGAAAACGCCGGCCCCTTTCTGCAAGCCCTGCTGCCGCAGCTGCGGGATTGGTCATTGGCGCCCCTGTGCCTGGTCAAGCAGGGGCGGGTGGCCATAGGGGACGAAGTGGCAACGCTGCTGGGGGCGCGCATGGTGCTGGTATTGATTGGCGAGCGCCCCGGCCTAAGCGCCACCGACAGCCTGGGTCTCTACTTTACCTATGGCCCCAGGGTTGGCTGCACCGACGAGCGGCGCAACTGCATCTCCAATGTGCGCCCGGCCGGGCTCAGCTACCCGGAGGCGGCCCGGCGCCAGCTGTACCTGCTCCAAGAGGCCTGGCGGCGGGGGCTAAGCGGTGTCGAGTTAAAGGACGAAAGCCCCATGGCCCTGGCCGGGCCCGGCAACTTCTTGCTGCCATAA
- a CDS encoding esterase/lipase family protein has translation MSLKPLALGLALLCAAPASQAAFWHSSSGYTQTHYPIVLVHGLFGFDSLAGVDYWYGIPSALSKDGAKVYVVNVSAANSTEVRGEQLLAQIDNILALTGADKVNLIGHSHGGPTARYAASMSPDKVASVTSVGGVNWGSSFADAVRGAIPQDSLSEDIIAGAFNAFAGIIEFLSGTPADPQDAVAALESLTTAGTLAFNARYPEGMPSQYCGQGDEQAGNGVYYYSWSGASTVTNVLDISDAGLLATSLVFSEPGDGLVSSCSSHLGKVIRDNYGMNHLDEVNQTFGLVNLFETNPKTLFRTQANRLKNLGL, from the coding sequence ATGTCACTCAAGCCTCTGGCATTGGGGCTGGCGCTGTTGTGCGCCGCGCCCGCCAGCCAAGCCGCCTTCTGGCACAGCAGCAGCGGTTATACCCAAACCCACTATCCCATAGTCCTGGTCCATGGCCTGTTCGGTTTCGATTCCCTGGCGGGGGTCGATTACTGGTACGGCATACCTTCGGCGCTCAGCAAGGACGGGGCCAAGGTCTATGTGGTGAATGTGTCGGCCGCCAACAGCACCGAGGTACGGGGCGAGCAGTTGCTGGCGCAGATAGATAACATCCTGGCCCTGACCGGGGCCGACAAGGTCAACCTTATTGGCCATTCCCACGGCGGTCCGACGGCCCGTTATGCGGCGTCGATGAGCCCGGACAAGGTGGCGTCGGTCACTTCTGTGGGCGGCGTAAACTGGGGGTCGAGCTTTGCCGACGCGGTGCGCGGCGCCATACCCCAGGACAGCCTGTCAGAAGACATTATCGCCGGGGCTTTCAACGCCTTTGCCGGCATTATCGAGTTCCTGTCCGGCACCCCGGCCGACCCCCAGGACGCCGTTGCGGCCCTGGAGTCCCTGACCACGGCCGGCACCCTGGCCTTTAACGCCCGTTATCCGGAAGGTATGCCCAGCCAGTACTGCGGCCAAGGGGACGAGCAGGCCGGCAACGGCGTGTATTACTACTCCTGGAGCGGTGCCAGTACTGTCACCAATGTGCTGGATATCAGCGACGCCGGCCTGCTGGCCACCTCCCTGGTGTTCTCCGAGCCCGGCGACGGCTTGGTGTCCAGCTGTTCCAGCCACCTTGGCAAGGTGATCCGGGACAACTACGGCATGAACCACCTGGACGAGGTGAACCAGACCTTCGGCCTGGTCAATCTCTTTGAAACCAACCCCAAAACACTCTTTAGAACCCAAGCCAACCGTCTGAAAAACCTGGGACTCTAG
- the recC gene encoding exodeoxyribonuclease V subunit gamma: MHTGLSIIQGNKLDDLRDLLVAFLAQSPLAPLENETFLVQSNGMAQWLKLGLAESAGICAAVDMQMPVRFLWQAYRAVLGAHNVPRHSPFDKPRLRWRLLRLLPTLSGEVYAPLRRFLEGDSDQRKAWQLAQKIADIFDQYQMYRADWLADWEAGFDRVQSPRGKVEELGSEHRWQPALWRALMADMQSEQTGISRSALHQRFLAAAKALDSRPAGLPKRLIVFGISSLPSQVLEALDAISRHCQVLLFVANPCQHFWGDIVDGRDLLRLEQKRQQRKPGLPLEPSDDELHASANPLLASWGKQGRDYIGLLSRYDEPDHYRADFQQIDLFSGYGDSVLGQIQQDILDLNPLPEEKRATADDSIRLVSAHSRQREVEVLQDFLLTQMEKGLKPRDIIVMTPDIQAYAPHIEAVFGQLDWRDPRFIPFTLSDRTERDVKPLLVALDKLLTLPQWRFAVSDLSDLLDLAAVRARFGLSEADLPQLKDWIGGAGIRWGLNGQQRAALGVPALEQNSWQFGLKRWLLGYAQGNAGPFAGIEPYDEVAGLAAGAAGSLADLIALLESYWQAFRQPQSPEDWAALLRQLLSDLFIAQDSDERLTLEQLSLALDAWLEHCAEAHFDSAIELHLVRDAWLGMLDDGGLAQRFLAGSVNFATLMPMRAIPFRLVCILGLNDGDYPRSVAPVDFDLMSLPGQYRPGDRSRREDDRYLFLEALLSARDCLYLSWVGRSVQDNTERPPSVLLGQLLDYLEGGWQQPPAIIQHPLQPFSRRYFEGGEFTSFAREWRQVLDKPDEEAPHSLPPLGATPTADLALLAKLLRSPCQLFFNERLKIYLGNEQEVLAEDEPFTLNALEQYLLTDQLLAASLDGTLNRELERLHGSGALPLAGFAEPAIGGVVDAATELAAKAQGLLASYHPAKALELATEGFADWLEVRQSNSGDKLQLQLRPTSVMAGKKVKYHALLRLWAGHLLANGTGHLVDSKLLAPDAEVHLARGPLNAAPILAAFKAALDGPLPVTPKTAFAYLAAQDKGEEAAIAAAQKAYDGDDFSPGERLQDLYCARAYPSFADMDVDHFQALAQSLYAPLMEAVQ; the protein is encoded by the coding sequence ATGCACACCGGCCTTTCCATTATCCAGGGTAATAAGCTCGACGATCTGCGGGATCTGTTGGTGGCCTTCCTGGCCCAAAGCCCCCTTGCTCCCCTGGAAAATGAAACCTTCCTGGTGCAATCCAACGGCATGGCCCAGTGGCTGAAATTGGGCCTGGCCGAGAGCGCCGGCATTTGCGCAGCCGTAGACATGCAGATGCCGGTGCGTTTTCTCTGGCAGGCCTACCGCGCCGTGCTGGGGGCCCATAACGTGCCCCGCCACAGCCCCTTTGACAAACCCCGGCTGCGCTGGCGGCTGCTGCGGCTGTTGCCGACGCTAAGCGGCGAGGTTTACGCCCCCCTTAGACGCTTTTTGGAAGGGGACAGCGACCAGCGCAAGGCCTGGCAACTGGCCCAGAAAATCGCCGACATCTTCGACCAATACCAGATGTACCGGGCCGACTGGCTGGCGGACTGGGAAGCGGGCTTTGACCGGGTGCAAAGCCCCCGCGGCAAGGTTGAAGAGCTAGGCAGCGAGCACCGCTGGCAACCGGCCCTGTGGCGGGCCCTGATGGCCGACATGCAAAGCGAGCAAACCGGTATTTCCCGTTCGGCGCTGCACCAGCGCTTCCTGGCCGCCGCCAAGGCCTTGGACAGCCGCCCGGCGGGCCTACCCAAACGGTTGATTGTGTTTGGTATTTCTTCCCTGCCAAGCCAAGTGCTGGAAGCCCTGGACGCCATCAGCCGGCACTGCCAGGTATTGTTATTTGTGGCCAACCCTTGCCAGCATTTTTGGGGCGATATCGTCGATGGCCGCGATTTGCTGCGCCTTGAGCAAAAGCGCCAGCAGCGAAAACCCGGCCTGCCGCTTGAGCCCAGCGACGACGAGCTGCACGCCAGCGCCAACCCGCTGCTGGCCTCCTGGGGCAAACAAGGGCGCGACTACATCGGGCTTTTATCCCGCTACGACGAGCCGGACCACTACCGCGCCGATTTCCAGCAAATTGACTTGTTCAGCGGCTACGGCGACTCGGTGCTGGGGCAAATCCAGCAAGACATCCTCGACCTCAACCCGCTGCCAGAAGAAAAACGCGCCACGGCGGACGACTCTATTCGCCTAGTATCGGCCCACAGCCGCCAGCGGGAAGTGGAAGTGCTGCAAGACTTTCTGCTCACCCAGATGGAAAAGGGCCTAAAACCCCGGGACATCATCGTCATGACCCCGGACATTCAGGCCTACGCGCCCCATATCGAGGCGGTGTTCGGCCAGTTGGATTGGCGCGACCCGCGCTTTATTCCCTTTACCCTGTCTGACCGCACCGAGCGCGACGTCAAGCCGCTGCTGGTGGCCTTGGATAAACTGCTGACCCTGCCCCAGTGGCGCTTTGCGGTCAGTGACCTGTCCGACCTTCTGGACTTGGCGGCGGTGCGGGCCCGCTTTGGCCTTAGCGAAGCGGACCTGCCGCAACTGAAAGACTGGATAGGGGGCGCCGGTATTCGCTGGGGCCTAAACGGCCAGCAACGCGCCGCCCTTGGGGTGCCGGCCTTGGAGCAAAACAGCTGGCAGTTTGGCCTTAAGCGCTGGCTGCTGGGCTATGCCCAGGGCAATGCCGGCCCCTTTGCCGGTATCGAACCCTATGACGAAGTGGCGGGCCTCGCCGCCGGTGCCGCCGGTAGCTTGGCCGACTTGATTGCGCTGCTGGAAAGCTACTGGCAAGCCTTTCGCCAGCCCCAAAGCCCAGAGGATTGGGCAGCGCTGCTGCGCCAGTTGCTGAGCGACCTTTTTATTGCCCAGGACAGCGACGAACGGCTGACCCTAGAGCAGCTCAGCCTGGCCCTGGACGCCTGGCTAGAGCACTGTGCTGAGGCCCATTTTGACAGCGCCATAGAGCTGCACCTGGTACGGGACGCCTGGCTTGGCATGCTGGACGACGGCGGCCTGGCCCAGCGCTTTTTGGCAGGCTCGGTCAACTTCGCCACCCTGATGCCCATGCGCGCCATCCCCTTTAGGCTGGTGTGCATTTTGGGCCTCAATGACGGCGACTACCCCCGGTCGGTGGCGCCGGTGGATTTTGATCTGATGAGCCTGCCCGGCCAGTACCGGCCCGGGGACCGCTCCCGCCGCGAAGACGACCGCTACCTCTTTTTAGAAGCGCTGCTGTCGGCCCGGGATTGCCTGTATCTGTCCTGGGTGGGGCGCAGCGTACAAGACAACACCGAGCGGCCACCGTCGGTGCTGCTCGGGCAATTATTGGATTATTTAGAAGGGGGCTGGCAACAGCCACCGGCCATTATCCAGCACCCCTTGCAGCCCTTTAGCCGCCGCTATTTTGAAGGGGGTGAGTTCACCAGCTTTGCCCGGGAATGGCGCCAGGTGCTGGACAAGCCCGATGAAGAGGCCCCCCACAGCCTGCCGCCCCTGGGGGCTACCCCCACGGCAGACCTGGCGCTGCTGGCCAAGCTGCTGCGCTCCCCCTGCCAGCTGTTTTTCAACGAACGGCTGAAGATTTATTTGGGCAACGAGCAAGAAGTGCTGGCCGAAGACGAGCCCTTTACCCTCAACGCCCTGGAGCAATACCTGCTGACCGACCAGCTGCTGGCCGCCAGCCTGGACGGCACCCTGAACCGGGAACTGGAACGCCTGCACGGCAGCGGCGCCCTGCCCCTGGCCGGTTTTGCCGAACCCGCCATAGGCGGCGTGGTGGACGCCGCCACCGAGCTGGCCGCCAAGGCCCAGGGGCTGCTGGCCAGCTACCACCCGGCCAAGGCCCTGGAACTGGCCACAGAAGGCTTTGCCGACTGGCTGGAAGTAAGGCAGAGCAACAGCGGCGACAAGCTGCAATTACAATTGCGCCCCACCAGCGTCATGGCCGGTAAAAAAGTGAAATACCATGCCCTGCTGCGGCTCTGGGCCGGGCATCTGCTGGCAAACGGCACCGGCCACCTTGTGGACAGTAAACTCTTGGCGCCCGACGCCGAAGTGCACCTGGCCCGTGGGCCCTTGAACGCCGCCCCCATTTTGGCGGCCTTTAAAGCCGCCCTCGATGGCCCGCTGCCGGTGACCCCCAAGACTGCCTTTGCCTATCTGGCGGCCCAGGATAAAGGCGAAGAGGCGGCCATCGCCGCCGCCCAAAAAGCCTATGACGGCGACGATTTCAGCCCCGGCGAGCGTCTGCAAGACCTTTACTGCGCCCGCGCTTACCCCAGCTTTGCCGATATGGATGTAGACCACTTCCAGGCCCTGGCCCAAAGCCTTTACGCGCCACTGATGGAGGCCGTGCAATGA
- a CDS encoding lipoprotein: protein MKKWILALAAAALLAGCSDKPSEGDLEDMLTAKLNDGYELFEIDDFEKLDALTKGEDTYLVDVQYTLVFTKDLKEVAEDLRKESKGSGLGDLGAGLGLMALKMQFGDFKDGDEVEQKQTLVLRRSEEGWKLVATR from the coding sequence ATGAAAAAATGGATCCTGGCGTTGGCCGCCGCCGCCCTGTTGGCCGGTTGTTCCGACAAACCCAGCGAGGGTGACCTGGAAGACATGCTGACCGCCAAGCTCAATGACGGTTACGAGCTCTTTGAAATAGACGACTTCGAGAAGCTGGACGCCTTGACCAAGGGCGAAGACACCTACCTGGTGGACGTGCAGTACACCCTGGTCTTTACCAAGGATCTCAAAGAGGTGGCTGAGGATCTCAGGAAAGAGAGCAAGGGCTCCGGCCTTGGAGACCTGGGCGCCGGCCTGGGCCTGATGGCCCTGAAGATGCAGTTCGGCGACTTCAAAGACGGCGATGAAGTGGAACAGAAGCAAACCCTGGTGCTGCGCCGCAGCGAAGAGGGTTGGAAGCTGGTAGCAACCCGCTGA
- a CDS encoding quinone oxidoreductase family protein produces the protein MAKRIQIEQNGGPEVLQWAEVALAEPKAGEVRVKNHAVGVNFIDIYFRDGLYKAPAMPTSLGTEGAGVVDAIGEGVTGFKVGDRVAYAQGPLGAYSQYHVLPANKLVSLPEQIDFDSAAAMMLKGLTCQYLLRQTAPLKAGDVVLFHAAAGGVGTFACQWAKALGVKLIGTVSTAEKAALAKANGAWEVINYSTENVVERVKELTGGAMCDVVYDSVGKDTWLTSLDCLKPRGLMVSFGNSSGPVEGVNLAILNQKGSLFVTRPSLNGYADTPERLQAMAKDLFDVVQSGQVQIHIGQRFPLEDAAKAHIALAGRQTTGSTVLVP, from the coding sequence ATGGCAAAGCGTATTCAAATAGAACAAAACGGCGGCCCGGAGGTCCTGCAATGGGCAGAGGTGGCCCTGGCCGAACCCAAAGCCGGTGAAGTTCGGGTGAAAAACCACGCCGTGGGCGTGAATTTTATCGACATCTATTTTCGTGACGGCCTCTACAAGGCCCCGGCCATGCCCACCAGCCTGGGCACCGAAGGGGCCGGCGTGGTGGACGCCATAGGTGAAGGGGTAACGGGCTTTAAGGTGGGTGACCGGGTCGCCTACGCCCAGGGCCCCCTGGGTGCCTACAGCCAATACCATGTGCTGCCTGCCAACAAGCTGGTGTCGCTGCCCGAGCAGATCGATTTTGACAGCGCCGCCGCCATGATGCTCAAGGGCCTGACCTGCCAATACCTGCTGCGCCAAACCGCTCCCCTCAAGGCCGGTGACGTGGTGCTGTTCCATGCCGCCGCCGGTGGCGTGGGCACCTTTGCCTGCCAATGGGCCAAGGCCCTGGGGGTTAAACTTATCGGTACCGTCAGCACCGCCGAAAAGGCGGCCCTGGCCAAGGCCAACGGCGCCTGGGAAGTCATCAACTACAGCACTGAAAACGTGGTGGAGCGGGTCAAGGAACTGACCGGCGGCGCCATGTGTGACGTGGTCTACGACTCGGTGGGTAAGGACACCTGGCTGACCTCCCTGGACTGCCTCAAGCCCCGTGGCCTGATGGTGAGTTTCGGTAACTCCTCCGGCCCGGTGGAAGGGGTCAACCTGGCCATTCTGAACCAGAAAGGCTCCTTGTTTGTGACCCGCCCCAGCCTCAACGGCTACGCCGACACCCCCGAGCGCCTGCAGGCCATGGCCAAGGACCTGTTCGACGTGGTGCAAAGCGGCCAGGTACAAATCCATATTGGCCAGCGCTTCCCCCTGGAAGACGCCGCCAAGGCCCATATCGCCCTGGCCGGCCGCCAAACCACCGGTTCCACCGTGCTGGTGCCCTAA
- a CDS encoding ethanolamine ammonia-lyase subunit EutB, with amino-acid sequence MAYRYRLGHRQLQFPDLKTLLAKATPLRSGDQLAGVAGASDEERALAQLALSEVPLKAFLQDLVVPYDEDDVSRLIIDSHDAGAFAAISHLTVGDFRNWLLSDEADSQRLAAVAPGITPEMAAAVSKVMRNQDLILVAKKCRVETAFRNRLGLPGRLATRLQPNHPTDDATGIAASILDGLLYASGDAVIGINPATDNLQQVCGLLELLDGVIQQYQIPTQGCVLTHVTTSLRAMDLGAPLDLVFQSIAGTQEANQSFGVTLDLLAEAQSAALSLKRGTLGQNVMYFETGQGSALSANGHHGVDQQTLEARAYAVARAFDPLLVNSVVGFIGPEYLFDGKQITRAGLEDHFCGKLLGLPMGVDVCYTNHCEADQNDMDNLLTLLGAAGCNYIMGVPGSDDIMLGYQSTSFHDALYLRRLLGLRPAPEFEAWLQAMAILDKDMRLASSLPPSFAPALKRLEAHHE; translated from the coding sequence ATGGCATACCGTTACCGGCTGGGGCACAGGCAGCTGCAGTTCCCCGACTTGAAAACCCTGCTGGCCAAGGCCACGCCACTGCGCTCAGGGGACCAGCTGGCGGGGGTAGCCGGCGCCTCTGATGAAGAGCGGGCCCTGGCGCAACTGGCGCTGAGCGAGGTGCCTTTAAAGGCGTTTTTGCAAGATTTGGTGGTGCCCTATGACGAGGACGATGTCAGCCGCCTGATCATCGACAGCCATGACGCCGGCGCCTTTGCCGCCATCAGCCACCTGACGGTAGGGGATTTTCGCAACTGGCTGCTAAGCGACGAAGCAGATAGCCAGCGTTTGGCGGCCGTCGCCCCCGGCATCACCCCGGAGATGGCTGCGGCGGTCAGCAAGGTGATGCGTAACCAGGACCTGATCCTGGTGGCCAAAAAATGCCGGGTTGAAACCGCCTTTCGCAATCGCCTGGGCCTGCCGGGGCGCCTGGCCACCCGCCTACAGCCCAACCACCCCACAGATGACGCCACCGGCATTGCCGCCAGTATCCTCGACGGCCTGCTCTATGCCAGCGGCGACGCGGTGATCGGCATCAACCCCGCCACCGACAATCTGCAACAGGTATGTGGGCTGCTGGAACTGCTGGACGGGGTTATCCAGCAATACCAGATCCCCACCCAAGGCTGCGTGCTGACCCATGTCACCACCAGCCTCAGAGCCATGGACCTGGGCGCGCCCCTGGACCTGGTGTTCCAGTCCATTGCCGGCACCCAGGAAGCCAACCAGAGCTTTGGGGTAACCCTGGACCTGCTGGCCGAGGCCCAGAGCGCAGCCCTTAGCCTTAAGCGCGGCACCCTGGGCCAGAACGTCATGTATTTCGAGACAGGGCAGGGCAGCGCCCTGTCCGCCAATGGCCACCATGGGGTGGACCAGCAGACCCTGGAGGCCCGCGCCTATGCCGTGGCCCGGGCCTTTGACCCGCTGCTGGTGAACAGCGTGGTGGGCTTTATCGGCCCCGAGTACCTCTTTGACGGCAAGCAGATCACCCGCGCCGGGCTCGAGGATCATTTTTGCGGCAAGTTATTGGGGCTGCCCATGGGGGTAGATGTCTGCTACACCAACCACTGCGAAGCGGACCAGAACGACATGGACAACCTGCTGACCCTGCTGGGGGCCGCCGGTTGCAACTACATCATGGGGGTGCCGGGCTCGGACGACATCATGCTCGGTTACCAGAGCACCTCTTTTCATGACGCCCTTTACCTGCGCCGCCTGCTGGGGCTGCGCCCGGCCCCGGAGTTTGAAGCCTGGCTACAGGCCATGGCGATCCTCGACAAGGACATGCGCCTGGCCAGCAGCTTGCCGCCGTCCTTTGCCCCTGCCCTAAAGCGCCTGGAGGCCCACCATGAGTGA